Proteins encoded together in one Bradyrhizobium sp. CB82 window:
- a CDS encoding DUF3551 domain-containing protein: MRTKVMMGALAAGIIAGAAIMTAAPATAQRYDARYPVCLQKWEWGGSSTIYCNYPSWEACKASAAGLSAMCIANPYWAESTTTGFARPPAPAGRPLPAR, from the coding sequence ATGCGAACGAAAGTGATGATGGGTGCGCTCGCTGCCGGGATTATTGCCGGGGCCGCGATCATGACTGCTGCGCCAGCGACGGCCCAGCGCTACGACGCCCGTTATCCGGTCTGCCTCCAGAAATGGGAGTGGGGTGGCAGCAGCACGATCTACTGCAACTATCCCTCCTGGGAGGCGTGCAAGGCGTCCGCGGCGGGACTGTCGGCAATGTGCATCGCCAACCCATACTGGGCCGAGTCGACGACAACAGGCTTCGCCCGCCCACCGGCCCCCGCGGGTAGGCCGCTTCCGGCCCGGTGA
- a CDS encoding porin produces the protein MKLVKSLLLGSAAGLIAVGGAQAADLPVKAKAVEYVKICSLYGAGFYYMPGTDTCIKFGGYVRADAWVLGGDYGFRQGANQGSNNRLTNYWGSRARMDLTIDTRTATEYGVVRTYADMVFTWDTTSVTNSNPSTISTGSASLGLYHAFIQFAGFTFGRTVSIFDAPWQSYPAGGPDTIPGGSNHVTGVNQVAYTADFGQGITASIALDDETTSAGGNSNLWNLSGATAANMITGVYGNNDWGGTRVPDIVGAVRVDQAWGLAQLSVAAHNMHAAYYGATEPTGHPGDKWGWAIQGSLSIKNIPTGPGDSINLQAVYTDGASRYNFQSLFPQTFFMYSGSGIGAYQSLGIAGIADGVFVTGSGIETVKSWGVRGGYTHNWTPNWASAIYGGYGALQYGSGGKAAICANMVGLLGLTGACNPDFNFAVIGVNTVWTPVKNLAFTADVNWSRLDQKFSGTIASPGLASAAKPAALYEMKDQDSVTLLLRAQRNF, from the coding sequence ATGAAGTTGGTTAAGAGCCTTTTGCTCGGCTCAGCGGCGGGTCTGATCGCCGTTGGCGGAGCACAGGCAGCCGATCTCCCCGTAAAGGCCAAGGCGGTCGAATACGTGAAGATCTGCTCCCTGTACGGTGCCGGATTTTACTACATGCCGGGCACTGACACCTGCATCAAGTTCGGCGGCTACGTGCGCGCCGACGCCTGGGTCCTCGGCGGCGACTACGGTTTCCGGCAAGGCGCAAACCAGGGTTCGAATAACCGTCTGACCAACTACTGGGGCAGCCGCGCTCGTATGGACCTCACCATCGATACGCGCACGGCGACCGAGTATGGTGTGGTTCGCACCTACGCCGACATGGTCTTCACCTGGGATACGACCTCGGTCACAAACAGCAACCCGTCGACGATCTCGACCGGTTCTGCCTCGCTCGGCCTCTACCATGCGTTCATCCAGTTCGCTGGCTTCACCTTCGGCCGTACGGTCTCGATCTTCGACGCTCCGTGGCAGAGCTATCCGGCTGGCGGTCCCGATACCATTCCGGGTGGTTCCAACCACGTCACCGGCGTGAACCAGGTCGCTTACACGGCTGATTTCGGTCAGGGCATCACAGCTTCGATCGCGTTGGATGATGAAACGACGTCGGCAGGTGGCAACTCGAACCTCTGGAACCTGTCGGGCGCGACCGCGGCCAACATGATCACCGGCGTCTACGGCAACAACGATTGGGGTGGAACGCGCGTTCCCGACATCGTCGGTGCCGTCCGCGTCGACCAGGCCTGGGGTCTGGCCCAGTTGTCGGTTGCTGCGCATAACATGCATGCTGCCTACTACGGCGCCACCGAACCGACGGGTCACCCCGGCGACAAGTGGGGCTGGGCGATCCAGGGTTCGTTGTCGATCAAGAACATCCCGACCGGTCCGGGCGACTCGATCAACTTGCAGGCCGTCTACACGGATGGCGCGTCTCGCTACAACTTCCAGAGCCTGTTCCCGCAGACCTTCTTCATGTACAGCGGCAGCGGCATTGGCGCGTACCAGAGCCTCGGGATCGCCGGCATTGCTGACGGCGTGTTCGTGACCGGCAGCGGCATCGAGACCGTCAAGTCCTGGGGCGTCCGTGGTGGCTATACCCACAACTGGACCCCGAACTGGGCGAGCGCCATCTACGGTGGCTACGGTGCGCTCCAGTACGGTTCCGGTGGCAAGGCCGCGATCTGCGCCAACATGGTTGGGCTCCTCGGCTTGACCGGCGCCTGCAACCCGGACTTCAACTTCGCAGTGATCGGTGTCAACACCGTGTGGACCCCGGTCAAGAACCTGGCCTTCACGGCGGACGTCAACTGGTCGCGTCTGGACCAGAAGTTCTCCGGCACCATCGCCAGCCCGGGCCTTGCGAGCGCTGCCAAGCCGGCAGCTCTGTATGAGATGAAGGACCAGGACTCGGTCACCCTGCTCCTCCGCGCTCAGCGCAACTTCTAA